The following are from one region of the Bradyrhizobium septentrionale genome:
- a CDS encoding head maturation protease, ClpP-related, with the protein MPSIARNGEILLSGAVGDGFSGEFFTYLDVVESLASLGRSRDVTVRINSGGGSAADGIAIFNALDSHKGNVTVVVESIAASAASVIAMAGQKIVMRAGSMMMIHDPSALTLGNSSDHAKSVEMLETMANSMADIYAEKRAGAGCLDSAPRDLSGFLPGYAERGALRFCRCVGRA; encoded by the coding sequence ATGCCGAGCATTGCACGAAACGGAGAAATCCTTCTGTCCGGCGCTGTCGGTGACGGCTTTTCGGGCGAATTCTTCACCTATCTCGACGTGGTCGAATCTCTCGCCTCCCTTGGCCGAAGCAGAGACGTCACTGTCCGGATCAATTCCGGGGGTGGAAGTGCCGCCGACGGGATAGCTATTTTCAACGCCCTCGATAGTCACAAGGGCAATGTGACAGTTGTCGTTGAATCCATCGCCGCGTCCGCGGCCTCGGTGATCGCCATGGCTGGGCAGAAGATCGTCATGCGAGCAGGCTCAATGATGATGATCCATGATCCGTCCGCCCTGACATTGGGCAACTCTTCAGACCACGCGAAGAGCGTCGAAATGCTCGAGACCATGGCTAACTCCATGGCGGACATCTATGCGGAGAAGAGAGCTGGCGCCGGTTGTTTGGACAGCGCCCCGCGGGATTTAAGTGGATTCCTGCCGGGTTATGCTGAACGCGGGGCCTTACGATTTTGTCGTTGCGTCGGGAGGGCGTAG
- a CDS encoding IS3-like element ISRj2 family transposase (programmed frameshift) yields the protein MTKKSRRMHSPAFKAKVALAAVKGDKTLAELAQLFDVHPNQITIWKNQLLEGAAGVFGHDKASAETPVDLKALHAKIGELALENGFFVRRAHQGGPAERKAMIDRGHDLSIVRQAKVLKLARSTVYYEPRPVSAEDLALMRRLDELHLDYPFAGARMQRSLLRREGVYAGRRHIATLMKRMGIEAVYRRPNTSKPAPGHKIYPYLLRGLKIERPDQAWAMDITYIPMRRGFVYLAAVVDVFSRRVLAHRVSITMEAAFCVEAVQEALAKHGRPEIFNTDQGSQFTSLEFTDVLLDAKIAISMDGKGAWRDNVFVERLWRTVKYEEVYLRAYDSVSEARASIAKYLAFYNQGRPHSSLDGRTPDEAYFGTQAMVIAA from the exons ATGACGAAGAAGAGCCGCCGGATGCATTCTCCGGCATTCAAGGCGAAGGTTGCTTTGGCTGCGGTCAAAGGCGACAAGACGCTGGCGGAGCTGGCGCAACTGTTTGATGTTCATCCGAACCAGATCACGATCTGGAAAAACCAGCTCCTGGAAGGCGCCGCCGGCGTGTTTGGGCATGACAAGGCGTCGGCCGAGACGCCGGTCGATTTGAAGGCGTTACATGCCAAGATCGGCGAGCTGGCGTTGGAAAACG GATTTTTTGTCCGGCGCGCTCACCAAGGCGGGCCTGCTGAGCGCAAAGCGATGATCGACCGCGGTCATGATCTTTCTATCGTGCGCCAGGCGAAGGTCCTGAAGCTGGCTCGCAGCACGGTCTACTATGAACCTCGGCCAGTTTCGGCCGAGGACCTTGCCTTGATGCGTCGGCTCGATGAGCTGCATCTCGATTATCCCTTCGCGGGAGCGCGTATGCAGCGATCGTTGCTGCGGCGGGAGGGCGTATACGCCGGTCGCCGCCACATCGCGACGCTGATGAAGCGCATGGGGATCGAGGCGGTCTATCGTCGCCCGAACACGAGTAAGCCGGCACCGGGTCACAAGATCTACCCGTACCTGTTGCGCGGATTGAAGATCGAGCGGCCCGACCAGGCGTGGGCAATGGACATCACCTACATTCCGATGCGGCGTGGCTTCGTCTATCTCGCGGCGGTCGTCGATGTGTTCAGCCGACGGGTCCTGGCCCATCGCGTCTCGATCACAATGGAGGCGGCCTTCTGCGTCGAAGCGGTCCAGGAGGCGTTGGCGAAGCACGGCAGGCCCGAGATTTTCAACACGGACCAGGGCAGCCAGTTCACCAGCCTCGAGTTCACCGATGTGCTGCTGGACGCGAAGATCGCCATCAGCATGGACGGCAAGGGCGCCTGGCGCGACAACGTGTTTGTCGAGCGGCTCTGGCGCACGGTCAAATACGAAGAAGTTTATCTCCGCGCCTACGACAGCGTGTCCGAGGCGCGAGCGTCAATTGCCAAGTATCTGGCCTTCTACAATCAGGGACGCCCTCACTCGAGCCTTGACGGGCGCACGCCCGACGAGGCTTACTTCGGCACGCAAGCTATGGTGATCGCCGCATGA